A portion of the Kribbella jejuensis genome contains these proteins:
- a CDS encoding ABC transporter permease — protein sequence MNTYFFSDTVALTVRTLRHITRSLDTIITTVLTPVALMLMFVYVFGGAISTGTKYINFMLPGILLITIASGISYTAFRLFMDLKSGILERFQSMPIARSGLLWAHVVTSMVANVIALVIVVGVALLMGFRSSAGVLAWLAVTGILLLSTLALTWLAVIPGLTAGSVESAGAFAYPLIFLPFVSSAFVPTQTMPGPVRWFAEHQPVTSIVNTIRALFAEQPVGNDIWTALAWCVGVLVVAYALAIVVYRRKSA from the coding sequence ATGAACACGTACTTCTTCAGCGACACCGTCGCTCTGACGGTCCGGACGTTGCGGCACATCACCCGCAGTCTCGACACGATCATCACGACCGTGCTCACTCCGGTCGCGCTGATGCTGATGTTCGTGTACGTGTTCGGCGGGGCGATCTCGACGGGGACGAAGTACATCAACTTCATGCTGCCGGGGATCCTGCTGATCACGATCGCGTCCGGCATCTCCTACACCGCGTTCCGGCTGTTCATGGATCTGAAGAGCGGGATCCTGGAGCGTTTCCAGTCGATGCCGATCGCCCGGTCGGGCCTGCTCTGGGCGCATGTCGTCACCTCGATGGTCGCCAACGTGATCGCGCTCGTGATCGTCGTCGGGGTCGCGCTGCTGATGGGCTTCCGCTCGAGTGCCGGCGTACTGGCCTGGCTCGCGGTGACCGGCATCCTGTTGCTGTCGACGCTCGCGCTGACCTGGCTGGCCGTGATTCCCGGGCTGACCGCGGGATCGGTGGAGAGCGCGGGCGCGTTCGCGTACCCGCTGATCTTCCTGCCGTTCGTGAGTTCGGCGTTCGTGCCGACGCAGACGATGCCCGGACCGGTGCGCTGGTTCGCCGAGCATCAGCCGGTGACGTCGATCGTCAACACGATCCGCGCGCTGTTCGCGGAGCAGCCGGTCGGCAACGACATCTGGACGGCGCTGGCGTGGTGCGTCGGCGTGCTCGTCGTGGCGTACGCGCTGGCGATCGTCGTCTATCGCCGGAAGTCCGCCTGA
- a CDS encoding MerR family transcriptional regulator, which yields MLTISQLAAYAGVTVRAVRHYHKIGLLPEPGRDRSGYRSYNSGAVVRLIRIHTLADAGVPLARVQELLDAEPDEFEDGVQKIDKELRAEIRRLQDSRRRLARLAAGDHLALPPSVLGYLDLLRAHGVSERYIEMERDAWIMIAAQVPELIDVIIAAKHKELDDPDAQKLYSLVSEAVDHPNGEELLYEIADLLERIYSRAYEAGQLGVDPFDEKLVELLDSVMIESAPEAARLLEIMEERGWKGWTRIEQVPTERLGLQASVKAVPGHAVAGVGDALEG from the coding sequence ATGCTCACCATCAGCCAGCTGGCGGCGTACGCCGGTGTGACGGTGCGGGCCGTACGGCACTACCACAAGATCGGGCTGCTGCCGGAGCCTGGACGGGACCGTTCCGGCTACCGGTCGTACAACTCGGGCGCCGTTGTCCGGCTGATCCGGATCCACACGCTGGCCGACGCCGGCGTACCGCTGGCCCGGGTGCAGGAATTGCTCGACGCGGAGCCGGACGAGTTCGAGGACGGCGTACAGAAGATCGACAAGGAGCTGCGCGCGGAGATCCGCCGGCTGCAGGACAGCCGCCGGCGGCTCGCCCGGCTCGCGGCGGGCGACCACCTCGCACTGCCGCCGAGCGTCCTGGGCTATCTCGACCTGCTCCGCGCGCACGGCGTCAGCGAGCGGTACATCGAGATGGAGCGCGACGCCTGGATCATGATCGCCGCGCAGGTGCCCGAGCTGATCGACGTCATCATCGCCGCAAAGCACAAGGAGCTGGACGATCCGGACGCGCAGAAGCTGTACAGCCTGGTGAGCGAGGCGGTCGACCACCCGAACGGCGAGGAGTTGCTGTACGAGATCGCCGACCTTCTGGAACGCATCTACAGCCGTGCCTACGAGGCCGGTCAGCTGGGTGTCGACCCGTTCGACGAGAAGCTTGTCGAGCTGCTGGACTCGGTGATGATCGAGTCCGCGCCCGAGGCCGCGCGGCTCCTCGAGATCATGGAAGAACGCGGCTGGAAGGGCTGGACCCGGATCGAACAGGTCCCTACCGAAAGGCTCGGACTTCAAGCCTCGGTAAAAGCCGTTCCAGGGCACGCCGTGGCGGGTGTCGGTGACGCCCTGGAGGGGTAG
- a CDS encoding SAM-dependent methyltransferase, which translates to MADSQDVDPGMYEKLNLDRPHPARVYDYFLGGKDNFEVDRQAAEHLLKAFPGFRTAALSNRMWMHRAAKYAAEQGITQFLDIGTGIPTEPNLHEVVQEIVPSAHVVYADNDPIVLAHSRALLVSKPEGRTAYLEADVTDPQGILGADEVKELIDFSKPVALSIVGVFHYLPDHLQPYDLVRQLLEPLASGSLLIFSHCTPDFAPELWERAMVVYKADGGEAQVRSKEEVTRFFDGTELVEPGVVSPFRWFPDEETEQYVERGEFTDIMCSLWVGVGRKP; encoded by the coding sequence ATGGCTGATTCGCAGGACGTCGACCCGGGGATGTACGAGAAGCTGAACCTGGACCGGCCGCACCCTGCCCGGGTGTACGACTACTTCCTCGGCGGCAAGGACAACTTCGAGGTCGACCGGCAGGCCGCCGAGCATCTGCTCAAGGCGTTCCCGGGCTTCCGGACCGCCGCCCTGTCGAACCGGATGTGGATGCACCGGGCCGCGAAGTACGCCGCGGAGCAGGGCATCACGCAGTTCCTCGACATCGGCACCGGCATCCCGACCGAGCCCAACCTGCACGAGGTCGTCCAGGAGATCGTCCCGTCGGCGCACGTGGTGTACGCCGACAACGACCCGATCGTGCTCGCGCACTCGCGCGCGCTGCTGGTCAGCAAGCCGGAGGGCAGGACGGCCTACCTCGAGGCCGACGTCACCGACCCGCAGGGGATCCTCGGCGCCGACGAGGTCAAGGAGCTGATCGACTTCAGCAAGCCGGTTGCGCTCAGCATCGTCGGCGTCTTCCACTACCTCCCGGACCACCTGCAGCCGTACGACCTGGTCCGCCAGCTCCTCGAGCCGCTGGCGTCGGGTTCGCTGCTGATCTTCTCGCACTGCACGCCGGACTTCGCGCCGGAGCTGTGGGAGCGGGCGATGGTCGTCTACAAGGCCGACGGCGGCGAGGCGCAGGTCCGCAGCAAGGAAGAGGTCACCCGCTTCTTCGACGGCACCGAGCTCGTCGAGCCCGGCGTGGTGTCCCCGTTCCGCTGGTTCCCCGACGAGGAGACCGAGCAGTACGTCGAGCGCGGCGAGTTCACCGACATCATGTGCAGCCTCTGGGTCGGCGTCGGCCGCAAGCCGTAG
- a CDS encoding cation diffusion facilitator family transporter, which translates to MSAGGHGHGHGHGHGHGHGHGHDGGLLGKVKEIFVPHSHDSADKVDSALEASQEGMRCLKISFGGLILTALIQTVIVVYTNSVALLGDTLHNYADALTAIPLAIAFVVGRRLATRSYTYGFGRAEDLAGIVVVVLIALSSAYAGYEAIRRFVHPSDVKHLGVLIVAGVVGFLGNEIVAQYRIRTGRRIGSAALVADGLHARTDGFTSLAVVLSAIGAGLGFRLADPIVGLLITVAILFVLRDAAREVYRRLMDAVDPALVDQAEQVIRATPGVVDVQGVQLRWLGHSLRAEARITVDTDTSLVEAHRLSHQVEHELIHGVRRLTSATIHPEPPAVEAGHAHDLVAHHR; encoded by the coding sequence ATGAGCGCCGGCGGACACGGGCACGGTCACGGGCACGGACACGGTCATGGGCACGGTCATGGGCACGACGGCGGTTTGCTCGGGAAGGTCAAGGAGATCTTCGTGCCGCACTCGCACGACAGTGCGGACAAGGTCGACTCGGCCTTGGAGGCGAGCCAGGAAGGGATGCGCTGCCTGAAGATCAGCTTCGGCGGTCTGATCCTGACCGCGCTGATCCAGACGGTGATCGTCGTCTACACGAACTCGGTGGCCCTCCTCGGCGACACCCTGCACAACTACGCCGACGCGCTCACCGCGATCCCGCTCGCGATCGCGTTCGTCGTCGGCCGCCGGCTCGCCACCCGCAGCTACACGTACGGTTTCGGCCGCGCCGAGGACCTGGCCGGCATCGTTGTCGTCGTACTGATCGCGCTGTCGTCGGCGTACGCCGGGTACGAGGCGATCAGGCGCTTCGTCCACCCGTCGGACGTCAAGCACCTCGGCGTACTCATCGTCGCCGGGGTGGTCGGGTTCCTCGGTAACGAGATCGTCGCGCAGTACCGGATCCGGACCGGCCGGCGGATCGGTTCGGCCGCGCTGGTCGCCGACGGGCTGCACGCCCGTACCGACGGGTTCACCAGCCTGGCCGTGGTGCTGAGCGCGATCGGTGCCGGGCTCGGTTTCCGGCTGGCGGACCCGATCGTCGGTCTGCTGATCACGGTGGCGATCCTGTTCGTCCTGCGGGACGCGGCGCGCGAGGTGTACCGCCGGCTGATGGACGCGGTCGATCCGGCGCTGGTCGACCAGGCCGAGCAGGTCATCCGCGCCACGCCGGGGGTCGTCGACGTCCAGGGTGTCCAGCTCCGCTGGCTCGGGCACAGCCTGCGCGCCGAGGCCCGGATCACCGTCGACACGGACACCTCACTCGTCGAGGCCCACCGCCTCAGCCACCAGGTCGAGCACGAACTGATCCACGGAGTCCGGCGCCTCACGTCCGCCACCATCCATCCCGAACCGCCGGCCGTCGAGGCCGGCCATGCCCACGACCTGGTTGCCCACCACCGCTGA
- a CDS encoding VIT1/CCC1 transporter family protein: protein MTAQLAEPEIHHSHRDVTGGWLRPATFGVMDGLVSNFALVAGVVGGGATGKVVLMTGLAGLVAGACSMASGEFTSVSSQTELMQAEIAIEKRELEIHPVEEERELALMYEAKGLRPELAAEVARELTANPEVALDVHVREELGVDPNDLPSPWVAAGSSFAAFAVGAIIPLIPFVVGATTILPALLLSALGLVVTGGIVGKITARPFWYGGGRQLLLGGLSAAVTFAIGLAVGTGLS, encoded by the coding sequence ATGACCGCGCAGCTCGCGGAACCCGAGATCCACCACTCGCATCGCGACGTCACCGGCGGATGGTTGCGTCCGGCAACCTTCGGGGTGATGGACGGCCTGGTGTCGAACTTCGCGCTGGTCGCCGGTGTGGTCGGCGGCGGCGCGACCGGCAAGGTCGTGCTGATGACCGGACTGGCCGGCCTGGTCGCGGGCGCGTGTTCGATGGCGTCCGGCGAGTTCACCTCGGTCTCGTCGCAGACCGAGCTGATGCAGGCCGAGATCGCGATCGAGAAACGCGAGTTGGAGATTCACCCGGTCGAGGAGGAGCGCGAGCTCGCGCTGATGTACGAAGCCAAGGGGCTGCGTCCCGAGCTGGCCGCCGAGGTCGCTCGCGAGCTCACCGCGAACCCCGAGGTCGCGCTTGACGTCCACGTCCGCGAGGAACTCGGCGTCGACCCCAACGACCTGCCGTCGCCCTGGGTCGCGGCCGGCTCGTCGTTCGCCGCCTTCGCCGTCGGCGCGATCATCCCGCTGATCCCGTTCGTCGTCGGCGCCACCACGATCCTGCCCGCCCTGCTGCTCAGCGCCCTCGGCCTGGTCGTCACCGGCGGCATCGTCGGCAAGATCACCGCCCGCCCGTTCTGGTACGGCGGCGGCCGCCAACTCCTCCTCGGCGGCCTCTCCGCAGCGGTGACCTTCGCCATCGGCCTCGCCGTCGGCACCGGCCTGTCCTAG
- a CDS encoding family 78 glycoside hydrolase catalytic domain: MSAVPHGLRIDYGGDQFTVSGPAPRLSWQPTGASAYELEATIDGVRHVAVRNEYLYVDWPWEPLRSCQRVSWRVRGADWSEPSSFEVGLLDENWSARWISPYEADDPGYGNRPAYVLSTGFELSVEVESARLYATALGVYEAFVNGRRAGTAELTPGSTSYDRTLYAQAMDVTESLQRGPNRLELLLSDGWYRGRTGGFRLPSGWGTTTAARAELHLWLRDGSRRIVRTGEDWASAGSQIVRADLMDGQAVDLGRPPGAPRPVLVDQVVAPGIDWSPAPPVRRISSRPPSSLRQVDAETVLADFGQNASGWISFDPGPAGSRTVVDHGEFAWPRGDLTTEHLDMFLPGAMEDPFVQRDEVVGGHGVRFEPRHTVHGFRYARVRGPAENLRMHVVHTDLVPTATFACSNEDLNRLHEVAVWSFRGNAVDVPTDCPTRERLGWTGDYQVFAPTAARLYDVLGFSRKWLRSVRDDQLPDGRIANFSPDGRRTKLNLEDRLARTTGSAGWGDAIVAVPVELYETYGDRAVLSENWEAMVRWVDWALEAARTHHHPSRPNREYIWDGTYHWGEWCEPQTPGRQQSDDHGEVGTAYLYRSTAMLARIADILGRDEAATGYAEIAERVRAAWRDEFLRDDGRTSGDTQAGYVRALGFELIPEHLQRLAVERLVHLIREAGTHLGTGFLSTGNLLPVLAEFGYADVAYELLFQRTSPSWLAMLDRGATTIWENWDGVDADGIPHDSLNHYTKGAVAHFLHTHVLGLRQAPGSVAWESFVVAPARHPAITHAEGTFTSPRGRIAVSWDQENLTVEVPPDSTAEVTLPNGESVKLSPGHFTF, from the coding sequence GTGAGCGCGGTCCCACACGGGCTGCGGATCGACTACGGGGGAGACCAGTTCACGGTGTCGGGTCCGGCACCGCGGTTGTCGTGGCAGCCGACGGGGGCGTCGGCGTACGAGCTCGAGGCAACGATTGACGGCGTACGACATGTTGCGGTGCGCAACGAGTACCTGTACGTCGACTGGCCGTGGGAACCGCTTCGGAGCTGTCAGCGCGTGTCGTGGCGCGTCCGCGGAGCGGACTGGTCGGAGCCGAGCAGCTTCGAGGTCGGGCTGCTCGACGAGAACTGGTCGGCGCGGTGGATCTCGCCGTACGAAGCTGACGACCCCGGCTACGGCAACCGGCCGGCGTACGTGCTCTCGACCGGGTTCGAATTGTCGGTCGAAGTGGAGTCTGCGCGGCTGTATGCGACGGCGCTCGGGGTTTACGAGGCTTTCGTGAACGGTCGGCGCGCCGGTACGGCGGAGTTGACGCCGGGGTCCACGTCCTACGACCGCACGCTCTACGCGCAGGCGATGGACGTCACGGAATCCCTGCAGCGCGGCCCGAATCGGCTCGAACTGTTGCTGTCGGACGGTTGGTACCGCGGCAGGACCGGCGGGTTCCGGTTGCCGTCCGGCTGGGGTACGACGACTGCCGCTCGTGCCGAACTCCACCTCTGGCTGCGCGACGGCTCGCGCCGGATCGTCCGGACCGGCGAGGACTGGGCGAGCGCCGGCTCCCAGATCGTCCGGGCCGATCTGATGGACGGCCAGGCCGTCGATCTGGGCAGGCCGCCCGGTGCGCCGCGGCCGGTGCTCGTCGACCAGGTGGTTGCGCCTGGCATCGACTGGTCCCCGGCGCCGCCGGTGCGCCGGATCTCGTCCAGGCCGCCTTCGTCGCTCAGGCAGGTCGACGCGGAGACGGTCCTGGCCGACTTCGGGCAGAATGCTTCCGGTTGGATCTCGTTCGATCCAGGCCCGGCCGGTAGCAGGACCGTCGTGGACCATGGCGAGTTCGCGTGGCCCCGCGGTGATCTGACGACGGAACATCTCGACATGTTCCTGCCGGGTGCGATGGAGGATCCGTTCGTGCAGCGCGATGAGGTTGTCGGCGGCCACGGGGTAAGGTTCGAACCGCGGCACACCGTGCACGGCTTCCGCTACGCGCGGGTCCGCGGTCCTGCCGAGAACCTCAGGATGCACGTGGTGCACACCGATCTGGTGCCGACGGCGACGTTTGCCTGCAGCAACGAGGATCTCAACCGGCTGCACGAGGTCGCGGTGTGGAGTTTTCGCGGCAACGCTGTCGACGTACCGACCGACTGCCCGACTCGCGAGCGGCTCGGGTGGACGGGCGACTACCAGGTCTTCGCGCCGACGGCCGCCCGGCTGTACGACGTGCTCGGCTTCAGCCGGAAGTGGCTGCGCTCGGTCCGGGACGACCAGTTGCCCGACGGCCGGATCGCGAACTTCTCCCCGGACGGCCGCCGTACCAAGCTCAACCTCGAGGACCGGCTGGCGAGGACGACGGGCTCCGCCGGCTGGGGCGACGCGATCGTCGCCGTACCGGTCGAGCTCTACGAGACGTACGGCGACCGTGCGGTGCTGTCCGAGAACTGGGAGGCGATGGTCCGCTGGGTGGACTGGGCCCTCGAAGCGGCCCGCACCCATCACCATCCGTCGCGTCCGAACCGGGAGTACATCTGGGACGGCACCTACCACTGGGGCGAGTGGTGCGAGCCTCAGACGCCGGGGCGGCAGCAATCCGACGACCATGGCGAGGTCGGTACGGCGTACCTCTACCGATCGACCGCAATGCTTGCACGGATCGCGGACATCCTGGGTCGTGACGAGGCAGCCACCGGCTATGCCGAGATCGCCGAACGTGTCCGCGCCGCCTGGCGCGACGAGTTCCTCCGCGACGACGGACGGACCAGTGGCGACACCCAGGCCGGGTACGTCCGCGCGCTCGGTTTCGAGCTGATCCCGGAGCATCTGCAGCGTCTCGCCGTAGAACGACTCGTGCACCTGATCCGCGAAGCCGGCACCCACCTCGGCACCGGATTCCTCTCCACCGGCAACCTACTCCCGGTCCTCGCCGAGTTCGGGTACGCCGACGTCGCGTACGAACTGCTGTTCCAGCGCACGTCCCCGTCCTGGCTGGCGATGCTCGACCGCGGCGCGACCACGATCTGGGAGAACTGGGACGGCGTCGACGCCGACGGAATCCCGCACGACTCGCTCAACCACTACACCAAAGGCGCTGTGGCGCACTTCCTCCACACCCACGTCCTGGGCCTGCGCCAGGCGCCGGGTTCCGTGGCCTGGGAATCCTTCGTCGTCGCCCCCGCCCGTCACCCGGCCATCACCCACGCCGAAGGAACCTTCACCAGCCCCCGCGGCCGGATCGCGGTCTCCTGGGACCAGGAGAACCTGACCGTCGAAGTCCCGCCCGACTCGACAGCCGAGGTCACGCTTCCGAACGGCGAGTCCGTGAAGCTCTCGCCGGGACACTTCACCTTCTAG
- a CDS encoding LacI family DNA-binding transcriptional regulator, producing MAGKKVPVVRATLTDVARVAGVSRQTASRVARGGVDVNAQTADRVRRVIEELGYRPDPVARALSTGRGRVIGLLTHQLTDRQMGLGAVSIMIGVEQAAAELGLGVSLATFAGFDPATLQDGIGRLAQAGCDGVIFMAPWVSAAKTLRALDTTLPMVSTSEVPEYDGPTVHADAAQAAADVVDHLLSLGHRTVHHVAGPGDWMSSQLRRTGWERALRKAGAEVVEPVAGDWTARSGYEAGRRLAADPSVTAVFTANDEMALGVLNALAGAGRRIPEDISVAGFDDAPGSDFFRPPLTTIKVDDADHGRLAVEQLMLQLNGEAAAQATIVPHRLVVRESTARRSS from the coding sequence ATGGCCGGGAAGAAGGTGCCCGTGGTGCGAGCCACGCTCACTGATGTCGCACGGGTCGCGGGGGTTTCCCGCCAGACGGCGTCCCGGGTGGCCCGCGGCGGCGTGGACGTGAACGCGCAGACCGCGGACCGGGTACGCCGGGTGATCGAAGAGCTCGGATACCGCCCGGACCCGGTCGCGCGGGCGCTGTCGACCGGCCGGGGCCGGGTGATCGGCTTACTCACCCATCAGCTGACCGACCGGCAGATGGGGCTCGGTGCCGTGTCGATCATGATCGGTGTCGAGCAGGCGGCCGCCGAACTCGGGCTCGGCGTCAGCCTCGCCACCTTCGCGGGGTTCGATCCGGCGACCCTGCAGGACGGGATCGGCCGACTCGCGCAGGCGGGCTGCGACGGCGTGATCTTCATGGCCCCGTGGGTGTCCGCCGCGAAGACCTTGCGTGCCCTGGACACCACGCTGCCGATGGTGTCGACCAGTGAGGTCCCGGAGTACGACGGTCCGACCGTGCATGCGGACGCGGCCCAGGCGGCCGCGGACGTGGTGGATCACCTGCTGTCGCTCGGGCACCGGACGGTCCACCACGTGGCCGGGCCGGGCGACTGGATGTCGAGCCAACTCCGGCGTACCGGCTGGGAACGCGCGCTGCGCAAGGCGGGAGCCGAGGTCGTCGAGCCGGTGGCCGGTGACTGGACGGCCCGCTCCGGGTACGAGGCCGGTCGGCGGCTGGCGGCGGATCCGTCAGTGACGGCGGTCTTCACGGCGAACGACGAGATGGCGCTGGGTGTCCTGAACGCGCTCGCCGGGGCCGGGCGCCGGATCCCCGAGGACATCAGCGTAGCGGGTTTCGACGACGCGCCGGGCTCGGACTTCTTCCGTCCGCCGCTCACCACGATCAAGGTCGACGACGCGGATCACGGCCGGCTGGCGGTCGAGCAGCTGATGCTCCAGTTGAACGGCGAGGCCGCGGCGCAGGCGACGATCGTGCCGCATCGCCTGGTGGTCCGCGAAAGCACCGCGCGGCGGAGCTCGTGA
- a CDS encoding carbohydrate ABC transporter permease, producing MKALAGRGGLYALLVLAAVGALFPIAWLLIGSLQTSDELYRGTKLLPAKPQWSNYVTAWTDGDLGTYLPNSVIYTVSAVMGILVVSSMAGYALARIEFRGKSAVTFALLALMIIPAPASFIAQYKLMVMLGLTNSRVGYVLILVAAGVPLSALIMRGFFANLPKDLEEAAAIDGSTALNTFARVILPLARPGLIAVAVIQGLAVWNEYLLALVLFDDDRLMPIQRGLTNFVSAETPVQNILLAATAISVLPVVVFYVFAQRQVVQGISSGAVK from the coding sequence ATGAAGGCATTGGCCGGCCGCGGCGGTCTGTACGCATTGCTGGTGCTGGCTGCCGTCGGCGCGCTGTTCCCGATCGCGTGGTTGCTGATCGGATCGTTGCAGACAAGCGACGAGCTGTACCGCGGGACGAAGCTGCTGCCGGCCAAGCCGCAGTGGTCGAACTACGTGACCGCCTGGACAGACGGCGATCTCGGCACCTATCTACCGAACAGCGTGATCTACACGGTCTCCGCGGTGATGGGCATCCTGGTGGTGTCGAGCATGGCGGGCTACGCGCTGGCGCGGATCGAGTTCCGTGGGAAGTCCGCAGTCACGTTCGCCCTACTCGCGCTGATGATCATCCCCGCGCCCGCCTCGTTCATCGCACAGTACAAGCTGATGGTGATGCTTGGACTGACCAACAGCCGGGTCGGATACGTACTGATCTTGGTCGCCGCGGGCGTCCCGCTGTCGGCGCTGATCATGCGCGGGTTCTTCGCGAACCTGCCCAAGGACCTCGAGGAAGCGGCGGCGATCGACGGCAGTACGGCGTTGAACACCTTTGCCCGGGTGATCCTGCCGCTGGCCCGACCGGGCCTGATCGCAGTCGCGGTGATCCAGGGCCTCGCGGTGTGGAACGAGTATCTGCTGGCGCTCGTGCTGTTCGACGACGACCGGCTGATGCCGATCCAGCGCGGCCTGACGAACTTCGTCTCAGCCGAGACCCCGGTGCAGAACATCCTCCTAGCCGCGACGGCGATCTCGGTGCTGCCGGTGGTGGTGTTCTACGTGTTCGCGCAACGGCAAGTCGTCCAGGGCATCAGCAGCGGAGCGGTCAAGTAG
- a CDS encoding carbohydrate ABC transporter permease translates to MQVAVVQARPATRRRSPLARRRELMAYLFLLPAAVLLAIFTLLPFVQAIVLSFQEWDGVSKSTPFVGLSNYRFVLHDTVFWSSMRNVLIFGVAGFLLGNALSLGMAIAVHKVHRGKALFRTAFYLPGVFSVVVIGMIFSWLLAPNAGILNRMLTTVGMSGHNWLGDPGTALPAVAAVFLWYHWGFGFILYLAGLQDLPVELYEAASLDGARGWAKFRYVTWPELLPVTAIVSLLTLLGALQVFGTVQVLTNGGPGYHTMVPTLRIYQEAFTNTRFGSAAAMSVIFGGALVLLAMMHLWLSRRRK, encoded by the coding sequence GTGCAAGTCGCAGTCGTCCAGGCGCGACCCGCGACCCGGCGCCGGAGCCCGCTGGCCCGGCGGCGTGAGCTGATGGCGTACCTGTTCCTGCTGCCGGCGGCGGTCCTGCTCGCGATCTTTACGCTGCTGCCGTTCGTCCAGGCGATCGTGCTGAGCTTCCAGGAATGGGACGGCGTCAGCAAATCCACCCCGTTCGTAGGACTCTCCAACTATCGGTTCGTTCTGCACGACACCGTGTTCTGGTCCTCGATGCGCAACGTGCTGATCTTCGGCGTTGCCGGTTTCCTCCTCGGTAACGCGCTGTCCCTCGGCATGGCGATCGCGGTCCACAAGGTACACCGTGGCAAGGCCCTCTTCCGGACGGCGTTCTACCTGCCCGGCGTGTTCTCGGTCGTGGTCATCGGCATGATCTTCTCCTGGCTGCTGGCGCCCAACGCCGGCATTCTCAACCGGATGCTCACCACCGTCGGGATGTCCGGGCACAACTGGCTCGGCGACCCCGGTACGGCGCTACCGGCCGTCGCGGCGGTGTTCCTCTGGTACCACTGGGGTTTCGGCTTCATCCTCTACCTGGCCGGACTCCAGGATCTGCCGGTCGAGCTGTACGAGGCCGCGAGTCTGGACGGCGCGCGCGGCTGGGCCAAGTTCCGGTACGTCACCTGGCCCGAGCTGCTCCCGGTGACGGCGATCGTGTCGCTCCTGACGTTGCTCGGCGCGCTCCAGGTGTTCGGCACCGTGCAGGTGCTGACGAACGGCGGTCCCGGCTACCACACGATGGTGCCGACGCTGCGGATCTACCAGGAGGCGTTCACGAACACGCGCTTCGGCTCGGCCGCCGCGATGTCGGTGATCTTCGGCGGCGCCCTGGTGCTGCTCGCGATGATGCATCTCTGGCTGTCGAGGAGACGGAAATGA